The Roseofilum casamattae BLCC-M143 genome window below encodes:
- a CDS encoding NAD(P)/FAD-dependent oxidoreductase: protein MAVDYDLIILGASPGGIEAAAIAARQGARVGLIVPSSSKSEWVWGYRPGHWFAMSQILQQVRDRPELPPVSRPQSYPEIAEWIAVAINTLNALNSPAALAELGVDIIDEWGEFQRHEGRLAIALQNRRLVASSYLLALETDPRVEIDGLAEAGYLVPDRLLELKELPEEIAIIGSDPRGVEFAQLLQQLGTKVTLITPESRLLPLEEPEADRALHIRLQGMGVTILTETEVSQARKIDRQTWLQIDSRAIAVDRVLLVTPGPLPLDRATLEFLGMACSDRGILVNDKLQTTNPLIYACGDSIGGYSLPHLTRYEANIAVQNALLIPIFPMRYNSFAYTIYTDPALARVGLTEAGARSRYGHKIRVITLSMQEIPGAIVLGEIAGFMKVVLRENGIVLGATVLGARAEEIIHTLSLAIANEIKLQDFQHSPGCLGSISEGLSQLCDRWNQMRWERSFWSPSLLKWWLSWVKC from the coding sequence ATGGCTGTTGACTACGATTTAATTATATTGGGCGCGTCTCCTGGGGGGATTGAAGCGGCTGCGATCGCCGCTCGACAAGGAGCAAGAGTCGGTTTAATCGTTCCCAGCTCATCAAAGTCCGAGTGGGTGTGGGGATATCGACCCGGTCATTGGTTTGCGATGAGTCAAATTCTACAACAGGTGCGCGATCGCCCCGAGCTACCTCCCGTCTCCCGTCCCCAATCATATCCGGAGATTGCCGAGTGGATTGCAGTAGCCATCAATACTTTGAATGCGCTCAATTCTCCAGCCGCTTTAGCGGAGTTGGGGGTGGATATTATTGATGAATGGGGAGAGTTTCAGCGCCATGAAGGACGACTGGCGATCGCGCTCCAGAATCGTCGTTTAGTTGCCTCTAGCTACTTGCTGGCGCTGGAAACTGACCCTAGGGTAGAGATTGATGGATTAGCAGAAGCGGGATATCTAGTGCCCGATCGCCTGCTGGAGTTGAAGGAGTTGCCAGAGGAGATCGCCATTATCGGTTCCGATCCGCGCGGAGTGGAGTTCGCCCAGCTCTTGCAGCAGCTCGGCACTAAGGTAACGTTAATTACTCCAGAATCCCGACTTTTACCCTTAGAAGAACCGGAAGCCGATCGCGCGTTGCACATTCGCTTGCAGGGAATGGGAGTGACAATTTTAACTGAAACAGAAGTCAGCCAGGCTCGGAAGATTGACAGACAGACTTGGTTGCAGATCGACAGTCGCGCGATCGCCGTGGATCGGGTATTGTTAGTAACTCCTGGTCCCCTACCGTTGGATCGCGCCACATTGGAGTTCCTCGGCATGGCTTGCAGCGATCGCGGTATTCTGGTAAACGATAAGCTACAAACGACCAATCCTCTCATTTATGCTTGTGGCGATAGCATTGGCGGCTATTCTTTACCTCATTTAACTCGATATGAAGCAAACATAGCGGTACAAAATGCCTTGCTTATTCCCATATTTCCGATGCGATACAATTCCTTTGCCTATACAATTTATACCGATCCGGCGTTAGCTAGAGTGGGGTTAACAGAAGCAGGTGCCAGATCCAGATATGGCCATAAAATTCGCGTTATAACTCTGTCAATGCAAGAAATTCCGGGAGCAATTGTATTAGGAGAAATTGCAGGATTTATGAAAGTCGTATTGCGAGAGAACGGTATAGTGCTCGGCGCAACGGTACTCGGCGCGCGAGCTGAGGAGATTATTCATACCTTAAGTTTAGCGATCGCCAATGAAATTAAGCTACAAGATTTTCAGCACTCTCCAGGGTGTTTGGGCAGTATTTCGGAAGGGTTGAGCCAGTTATGCGATCGCTGGAACCAAATGCGTTGGGAGCGATCGTTTTGGAGTCCAAGCTTACTCAAATGGTGGCTATCTTGGGTGAAATGTTGA
- a CDS encoding heme NO-binding domain-containing protein, translated as MYGLVNQAIQDMICQKFGEPTWQEIKCHAQVEGQGFLSMEAYPDDLTHRLVRAASVVLSLSPAEVMQAFGEYWVLYTAEEGYGELLEMAGESLPEFLQNLDELHARVGVMFPKLQPPSFDCEEEDDRTLRLQYSSHREGLAPMVVGLVKGLGDRFETSVEITQIQSKAEGAQNDEFLVHHRPEDGLNKD; from the coding sequence ATGTACGGCTTAGTTAATCAGGCAATTCAAGACATGATTTGCCAAAAATTTGGCGAACCCACCTGGCAGGAGATTAAATGCCACGCGCAAGTTGAGGGGCAAGGCTTTTTGAGTATGGAAGCTTATCCTGACGATCTGACCCACCGACTGGTTCGTGCTGCTAGCGTTGTCCTATCCCTATCTCCAGCGGAAGTCATGCAGGCATTTGGTGAATATTGGGTGCTCTATACCGCTGAGGAAGGTTACGGCGAACTGCTGGAGATGGCGGGGGAGTCTTTACCGGAGTTTTTACAGAATTTAGACGAGCTACACGCTCGGGTTGGGGTGATGTTTCCAAAACTACAACCCCCTTCCTTTGATTGCGAAGAAGAAGACGATCGCACCCTGAGGTTGCAGTATTCTTCCCACCGGGAAGGGTTAGCCCCAATGGTTGTCGGTTTAGTCAAAGGTTTGGGCGATCGCTTCGAGACTTCCGTGGAAATTACGCAAATTCAAAGTAAAGCTGAGGGAGCGCAGAATGATGAGTTCTTGGTTCATCATCGTCCTGAGGATGGGTTAAACAAGGACTAA
- the leuC gene encoding 3-isopropylmalate dehydratase large subunit, with protein sequence MSKGTLFDKVWDLHTVRTLPSGQTQLFIGLHLIHEVTSPQAFAMLRERNLKVLFPERTVATVDHIVPTDNLARPYKDTLAEEMIRALENSVEENNIRFFNVGSGNQGIVHVIAPEQGMTQPGMTIACGDSHTSTHGAFGAISFGIGTSQVRDVLASQTLALAKLKVRRIEVNGTLQPGVYAKDVVLHIIRQLGVKGGVGYAYEYAGTAIEQMSMEERMTVCNMSIEGGARCGYVNPDRITYDYLQGREFAPQGEDWDKAVTWWESLRSEPDAEYDDVVVFQAEDIAPTVTWGITPGQGIGIDEAVPTPESLLESDRVLAEEAYRYMQLQPGQAIAGTPIDVCFIGSCTNGRLSDLREAAKFARGNQVAPQVKAFVVPGSEVVKQQAEAEGLDRIFTDAGFEWRNAGCSMCLAMNPDKLQGDQISASSSNRNFKGRQGSSSGRTLLMSPAMVVAAAISGRVSDVRELIASS encoded by the coding sequence ATGAGCAAAGGCACGCTATTTGATAAAGTTTGGGACTTGCATACCGTCCGCACTCTCCCTTCCGGACAAACTCAACTGTTCATCGGACTGCATCTAATCCACGAAGTCACTAGTCCGCAAGCCTTTGCCATGCTGCGGGAGCGCAACTTGAAGGTCTTATTCCCAGAGCGCACTGTTGCCACCGTCGATCATATCGTACCCACGGATAACCTCGCACGACCTTATAAAGATACTCTCGCGGAAGAAATGATCCGCGCGCTGGAGAATAGCGTGGAAGAGAACAACATTCGCTTCTTTAATGTCGGTTCTGGCAATCAAGGTATCGTTCACGTTATTGCTCCAGAACAAGGAATGACGCAACCGGGAATGACGATCGCCTGTGGAGATAGCCATACTTCGACTCATGGAGCCTTTGGCGCGATTTCCTTTGGCATCGGTACCAGTCAAGTTCGTGACGTGCTTGCCTCGCAAACTCTAGCCCTCGCCAAGCTGAAAGTCCGCCGCATTGAAGTGAATGGCACATTGCAACCGGGGGTTTATGCGAAAGATGTGGTGCTGCACATTATCCGCCAGTTGGGCGTCAAAGGTGGCGTGGGATATGCCTACGAATATGCGGGAACTGCAATAGAGCAGATGTCCATGGAAGAGCGGATGACCGTTTGCAATATGTCCATTGAAGGAGGCGCGCGCTGTGGCTACGTGAATCCCGATCGCATTACCTACGATTACCTACAAGGACGGGAGTTTGCTCCCCAAGGCGAAGATTGGGACAAAGCCGTGACCTGGTGGGAAAGTTTGCGATCGGAGCCGGATGCCGAATACGATGACGTGGTGGTATTCCAAGCGGAAGATATTGCCCCGACAGTAACTTGGGGAATTACTCCCGGTCAAGGTATTGGTATCGATGAAGCAGTTCCCACGCCAGAGAGTTTATTGGAAAGCGATCGCGTTTTAGCCGAAGAAGCCTATCGTTACATGCAACTGCAACCGGGACAGGCGATCGCCGGTACTCCCATTGATGTATGCTTTATTGGCAGTTGTACCAACGGTCGGTTGAGCGACTTGCGCGAAGCGGCGAAATTTGCTCGCGGAAATCAGGTGGCGCCGCAAGTGAAAGCTTTTGTGGTTCCCGGTTCGGAAGTGGTGAAGCAACAAGCAGAAGCCGAAGGCTTAGACCGAATTTTTACGGATGCGGGGTTTGAATGGCGCAATGCCGGGTGTTCCATGTGTTTGGCAATGAACCCGGATAAGCTGCAAGGCGATCAGATTAGTGCTTCTTCCTCCAATCGTAACTTCAAAGGCCGTCAAGGCTCGTCATCGGGACGGACATTACTCATGAGTCCTGCGATGGTTGTGGCAGCGGCAATTTCCGGTCGAGTGTCCGACGTGCGCGAGTTGATTGCCTCATCTTAG
- a CDS encoding pentapeptide repeat-containing protein: protein MTARTHSSLLTRLLSILLVAAIILIPAFSATTPALALPYYEKVDLKRADFSGKDLVEAQFDQADLTESNFTGADLRGASLFGAKLIRANLENADLRYADIGEANFRNANLKNALLEGVFAQLANFRGADIEGADFTDAMLRDDAQEYLCAIAKGTNPITGENTRDTLYCY from the coding sequence ATGACTGCACGCACTCATTCATCCCTTTTAACTCGCCTTCTTAGCATACTGCTCGTCGCAGCCATTATCCTCATTCCTGCATTCTCTGCCACGACACCAGCGCTGGCTCTGCCATACTATGAAAAAGTAGACCTCAAACGTGCTGACTTTTCCGGAAAAGATCTGGTTGAAGCTCAGTTCGATCAAGCCGATCTCACGGAAAGTAATTTTACCGGTGCTGACTTGCGCGGAGCCAGTTTATTTGGTGCCAAACTGATTAGAGCCAATCTGGAAAACGCCGATCTCAGATATGCCGATATTGGAGAAGCGAACTTCCGCAATGCTAATCTGAAGAATGCTCTACTTGAAGGCGTCTTTGCACAACTGGCCAATTTTCGAGGTGCAGACATTGAAGGCGCAGACTTCACCGATGCTATGTTACGGGATGACGCGCAAGAATATTTATGCGCGATCGCCAAAGGAACCAATCCCATCACCGGCGAAAATACCCGCGATACCCTCTACTGTTACTAA
- the ftsH2 gene encoding ATP-dependent zinc metalloprotease FtsH2 produces the protein MKLSWKVILLWTLPVLVIGFFVWQGAFAPNAVDNGRNAAATRMTYGRFIEYLEAGRVTQVDLYEGGRTAIVEAVDPQLDNMLQRLRVDLPGNSPEVVSQIREANVNLDIHPPRNEGAIWGLLGNLIFPILLIAGLFFLFRRSGNVPGGPGQAMNFAKSKARFQMEAKTGVMFDDVAGIEEAKEELQEVVTFLKQPDKFTAVGAKIPKGVLLVGPPGTGKTLLAKAIAGEAGVPFFSISGSEFVEMFVGVGASRVRDLFKKAKDNAPCIIFIDEIDAVGRQRGAGIGGGNDEREQTLNQLLTEMDGFEGNTGIIIIAATNRPDVLDQALLRPGRFDRQVTVDAPDIKGRLEILDVHARNKKLAEEVSLKAIARRTPGFTGADLANLLNEAAILTARRRKEAITMLEIDDAVDRVVAGMEGTPLVDGKSKRLIAYHEVGHAIVGTLMKDHDPVQKVTLIPRGQAQGLTWFTPSEEQSLISRSQLTARITGALGGRAAEAIVFGEAEVTTGAGGDLQQVTGMARQMVTRFGMSDLGPLSLEGQTNEVFLGRDLMSRSEYSEEIAARIDSQVRIIVEHCYEQALQIMRENRMVIDRLVDLLVEKETIDGNEFRQIVSEYAAVPEKESYVPQI, from the coding sequence ATGAAATTATCCTGGAAAGTTATACTCCTGTGGACTTTACCCGTCCTAGTCATTGGATTTTTTGTCTGGCAAGGCGCCTTTGCTCCCAACGCTGTCGATAACGGTCGCAACGCTGCGGCGACTCGGATGACCTACGGACGCTTTATCGAATACCTGGAAGCAGGCCGAGTAACTCAGGTCGATCTTTACGAAGGCGGCAGAACAGCGATTGTTGAAGCCGTCGATCCGCAACTGGACAATATGCTGCAACGGCTGCGGGTAGACCTTCCCGGAAACTCTCCAGAAGTAGTTTCCCAAATCCGAGAAGCCAACGTCAACCTCGATATCCATCCTCCTCGCAATGAAGGAGCCATCTGGGGACTGCTCGGTAACCTGATTTTCCCCATACTGCTCATTGCTGGATTGTTTTTCCTCTTCCGGCGCTCTGGAAACGTTCCTGGCGGCCCCGGACAGGCGATGAACTTTGCTAAATCGAAAGCCAGATTCCAGATGGAAGCCAAAACTGGAGTCATGTTCGACGATGTGGCCGGCATTGAGGAAGCGAAAGAAGAGTTGCAAGAAGTGGTGACCTTCTTGAAACAACCCGATAAATTTACCGCTGTTGGTGCAAAAATTCCGAAAGGAGTCTTGCTCGTCGGCCCTCCCGGAACAGGTAAAACCTTACTCGCCAAAGCCATTGCTGGAGAAGCTGGGGTTCCTTTCTTCAGTATCTCCGGGTCTGAGTTTGTCGAAATGTTCGTTGGAGTCGGTGCGTCTCGCGTGCGCGACTTGTTCAAGAAAGCTAAAGACAACGCTCCTTGTATTATCTTTATCGACGAGATCGACGCCGTCGGTCGCCAGCGCGGTGCTGGTATCGGTGGTGGAAACGACGAGCGCGAACAAACTCTGAACCAGCTTCTGACCGAAATGGATGGGTTTGAAGGCAATACCGGAATTATCATTATTGCTGCGACCAACCGTCCCGATGTCCTCGACCAAGCCTTATTGCGTCCCGGCCGGTTCGATCGCCAGGTTACCGTTGATGCTCCCGATATTAAAGGACGACTGGAAATTCTCGACGTCCACGCTCGCAACAAAAAACTGGCTGAAGAAGTTTCCCTGAAAGCGATCGCCCGTCGGACTCCTGGATTTACTGGAGCGGACTTGGCGAACTTGCTCAACGAAGCGGCTATCCTGACCGCGAGACGGCGCAAAGAAGCGATTACTATGCTGGAAATCGACGACGCTGTAGACCGGGTGGTGGCTGGAATGGAAGGCACTCCCTTAGTTGATGGGAAGAGCAAGCGCTTGATTGCTTATCATGAAGTGGGTCATGCGATCGTCGGGACGTTGATGAAAGACCACGATCCGGTACAAAAAGTGACTCTGATTCCCCGAGGACAAGCTCAGGGATTGACCTGGTTTACTCCCAGTGAAGAACAAAGCCTGATCTCGCGATCGCAACTCACGGCTCGGATTACCGGTGCTTTGGGAGGACGCGCGGCTGAGGCGATCGTGTTTGGCGAAGCTGAAGTAACCACTGGTGCCGGTGGAGACTTGCAACAGGTAACGGGAATGGCACGACAAATGGTCACTCGGTTTGGCATGTCCGATTTAGGCCCCTTATCTTTGGAAGGACAAACCAATGAAGTCTTCCTCGGACGGGATTTAATGTCGCGATCGGAATATTCCGAAGAAATTGCCGCCCGCATCGATTCTCAAGTGCGTATAATTGTCGAACACTGCTACGAGCAGGCTCTACAAATTATGCGCGAAAACCGCATGGTTATCGATCGCCTCGTCGATCTGCTGGTAGAGAAAGAAACCATTGATGGCAATGAGTTCCGTCAGATTGTGTCCGAGTACGCTGCGGTACCGGAAAAGGAAAGTTACGTTCCCCAAATCTAG
- a CDS encoding sensor histidine kinase — MRSPKLTLSPELFAGAFPFHFACNAQLVVVQVGDVLQRLIPEFVGSKLSNYIDIERPKVPVEFASLAKRSRSVFVLEVFQSGMRLRGQMVALPEEDTIIFLGSPVITEITQLKDFGLKLKDFAIHDPIADLLFLLQARGRLTEELLEQQEKLEVALQEKAEIADLAEEKARDRAAEAERALAELQQTQTQLIQTEKMSSLGQMVAGIAHEINNPLSFIYGNLTYASEYLYNLLHLVELYQQHSVPEPPEIAQFAQTVDLEFMLNDFPELITSVEMGVKRIQNIVVSLRTFSRLDESDKKAVDLHEGIDSTLYILSHKLKYGIEVVKQYGNLPYICCYPAQLNQVFMNIIANAADALLESDRQNKQIIISTEIDRSRDRVYIRIGDNGNGIPEKVKAQIFDPFFTTKPTGKGTGLGLSICYQVIQKHQGSIEVQSRPGKGTTFAIAIPIN, encoded by the coding sequence ATGCGATCGCCAAAACTTACGCTGTCTCCAGAGTTATTTGCTGGTGCGTTTCCATTTCATTTTGCCTGTAATGCTCAGTTAGTCGTTGTACAAGTGGGTGATGTGTTGCAACGGCTCATTCCCGAGTTCGTCGGTTCCAAGTTATCTAACTATATCGATATCGAACGTCCGAAGGTCCCCGTGGAGTTTGCTTCCCTGGCAAAGCGCTCTCGTAGCGTTTTCGTCCTCGAAGTCTTTCAAAGTGGGATGAGGTTGCGCGGACAAATGGTTGCCCTGCCTGAAGAAGATACGATTATATTTCTCGGCTCGCCAGTGATTACTGAAATTACTCAGCTCAAAGACTTTGGACTCAAACTCAAAGATTTTGCCATTCACGATCCCATTGCCGATTTGTTATTTTTATTGCAGGCTCGAGGACGATTAACGGAGGAATTACTCGAACAGCAGGAAAAGTTGGAAGTAGCGCTGCAAGAGAAAGCCGAAATTGCAGACTTGGCGGAGGAGAAAGCCCGCGATCGCGCAGCGGAAGCCGAACGCGCTCTAGCTGAGTTGCAACAAACCCAAACCCAGCTCATTCAAACAGAGAAAATGTCGAGTTTGGGCCAAATGGTTGCCGGTATTGCTCACGAGATTAACAATCCACTCAGTTTCATTTATGGCAATCTCACTTATGCTAGCGAGTATCTTTATAACCTGCTCCATTTGGTCGAGCTGTATCAACAACATAGCGTGCCCGAACCGCCAGAGATTGCTCAATTTGCGCAAACTGTGGATTTGGAATTTATGCTGAATGATTTTCCCGAACTGATTACTTCGGTTGAAATGGGAGTGAAGCGCATTCAAAATATTGTGGTTTCCTTGCGCACTTTCTCGCGATTGGATGAATCGGATAAGAAGGCTGTAGACTTGCATGAAGGAATTGATAGTACTCTCTACATTCTCAGCCATAAGCTCAAGTATGGGATAGAGGTGGTGAAACAGTATGGCAATCTTCCATATATCTGCTGCTATCCCGCCCAACTGAATCAAGTATTTATGAATATTATTGCTAATGCTGCTGATGCATTGCTGGAGAGCGATCGCCAAAATAAGCAAATTATTATTTCGACTGAGATCGATCGCAGCCGCGATCGGGTTTATATTCGTATTGGGGATAATGGCAATGGCATTCCCGAGAAAGTGAAGGCGCAGATTTTCGATCCGTTTTTTACGACTAAACCCACGGGTAAAGGTACGGGCTTGGGATTATCCATTTGTTATCAAGTAATTCAAAAGCATCAGGGGAGTATTGAGGTGCAATCTCGGCCAGGGAAGGGAACTACGTTTGCGATCGCAATTCCCATTAATTAA